The sequence below is a genomic window from Rudanella lutea DSM 19387.
TGTTACTGATGCTTCGGCACGAGCAAATTACCTGTGCGTATCTGGCCGGGCAATTCGAAAACGCCCTCTCGCTGTTGGAGCGGCTGCCCTACCTCCACCCCGACCGCCCAACCGAAACTCCACTGACGCGTGTAGTACGGATTCTGTCGCTCAACGAACTACAACGCTGGCCCGAAGCTGGTGCCGCCTATCGGCAACTACTTGCTCAGACCGGTGCCGACACTACGAAAACCCCTTATGGGCAACTGCCCCGGCTGAAAAGCGAACAGAAGGCCGAGCGACTGTCTACGTTTATACCCGGCGGGGGGCAGTTTTATGCAGGCAAACCGGGCGAAGCCATCCTGAGCATTCTGGTGCAGTCGGCGGGATTATATTTCGGTGTGACTAACTTTCTGGCGGGGTATTATCTGTCGGCCTGGGGGGTGGGTGCCGCCCTGTTTGGGTCATTTCACGCGGGGGGTATTCGCCGGTCGCAACATCTCGTCAGGGAATACAACAGTCGGCAGGTGCGGCAGTTCAATGAAACTGTAAAGAAGGAAGTGCTGCAACAAGTGGGCAATCAATAAATCGATCCCG
It includes:
- a CDS encoding tetratricopeptide repeat protein — its product is MICTFLCVTCLTNGQSLAQWWLQQADSLAGSGRFFEAGIAYDRVGFEEADSAARLSAVLGKVHCLKQQGRFAPAVQYLNGEVTNAYPDSVLLMLRHEQITCAYLAGQFENALSLLERLPYLHPDRPTETPLTRVVRILSLNELQRWPEAGAAYRQLLAQTGADTTKTPYGQLPRLKSEQKAERLSTFIPGGGQFYAGKPGEAILSILVQSAGLYFGVTNFLAGYYLSAWGVGAALFGSFHAGGIRRSQHLVREYNSRQVRQFNETVKKEVLQQVGNQ